A genome region from Dickeya chrysanthemi NCPPB 402 includes the following:
- the pagP gene encoding lipid IV(A) palmitoyltransferase PagP, giving the protein MRLTLTSRSRLFVLSSLLFISTFDVLSAQAAPANTAAALWQRAGDNLSDTWHHWQSQDLYVPVMTWHNRWTYDKEKTDRYNERPWGAGYGVSRLDRDGDWHSLYVMAFKDSFNKWEPIGGYGYEKRWRPLEDQDFQLGLGFTAGVTLRDNWHYIPIPVLLPLASLSYQRLSFQATYIPGTYNNGNVFFAWLRWQF; this is encoded by the coding sequence ATGCGATTAACACTGACATCACGCAGCCGCCTTTTTGTGTTGTCTTCCCTGTTGTTCATTTCGACGTTTGACGTGTTATCCGCGCAGGCTGCTCCAGCCAATACGGCCGCGGCTCTCTGGCAGCGTGCCGGTGATAATCTGTCGGATACCTGGCATCACTGGCAGTCTCAGGATCTGTATGTGCCTGTCATGACCTGGCATAACCGCTGGACTTACGATAAGGAGAAAACGGACCGCTACAATGAGCGCCCCTGGGGCGCGGGTTATGGCGTATCCCGGCTGGATCGTGATGGTGACTGGCACAGTCTGTACGTGATGGCATTTAAAGACTCCTTCAATAAGTGGGAGCCGATCGGCGGTTATGGGTATGAGAAACGCTGGCGACCGCTGGAAGACCAGGATTTCCAGTTAGGTCTGGGGTTTACCGCCGGCGTAACCCTGCGGGATAACTGGCACTATATCCCAATCCCGGTGCTCTTGCCGCTGGCGTCGCTCAGCTATCAGCGCCTGTCTTTTCAGGCCACCTATATTCCCGGCACCTATAACAACGGCAACGTGTTTTTTGCCTGGTTGCGCTGGCAATTCTGA
- a CDS encoding glycine C-acetyltransferase yields the protein MPEVFYQQLTAQLASLHDDGLFKNERPITTAQQAQIRVEGDGELLNFCANNYLGLANHPALIEAAKAGLDSHGFGMASVRFICGTQDIHQTLERQLATFLGTEDAILYSSCFDANGGLFETLMGEEDAVISDALNHASIIDGIRLSKARRYRYGNNDMRQLEARLKQARAEGARNLMIATDGVFSMDGVIADLQGICDLAERYDALVMVDDSHAVGVVGENGRGTHEYCQVMGRVDIITGTLGKALGGASGGYIAARRDVVAWLRQRSRPYLFSNSLAPSIVSASLKVLELLSDGQDLRRRLWRNAVLFRRRMTEAGFTLAGADHAIIPVMLGDARLAQAFAAELRQEGIYVTGFFYPVVPHGQARIRTQMSAAHTTAQIEQAVAAFVRVGRRLNVVK from the coding sequence ATGCCTGAGGTGTTCTATCAGCAACTGACTGCTCAGCTTGCTTCACTACATGACGACGGGCTGTTTAAGAACGAGCGGCCGATCACCACGGCGCAGCAAGCGCAAATTCGCGTTGAAGGTGACGGCGAGCTGCTCAATTTCTGCGCCAACAATTATCTGGGGCTGGCCAACCATCCGGCATTGATTGAGGCGGCCAAAGCCGGGCTGGATAGCCACGGTTTTGGTATGGCGTCGGTGCGCTTTATCTGCGGTACGCAGGATATTCACCAGACGCTGGAACGTCAGTTGGCGACGTTTCTCGGCACAGAGGACGCCATTCTTTACTCCTCCTGTTTTGATGCCAACGGCGGGCTGTTTGAAACGCTGATGGGAGAAGAGGACGCGGTTATATCGGATGCGCTCAATCATGCGTCGATCATCGACGGTATTCGTCTGTCGAAGGCGCGTCGTTATCGTTACGGCAATAATGATATGCGTCAGTTGGAAGCCAGGCTGAAGCAAGCCCGGGCGGAGGGTGCGCGCAATCTGATGATCGCCACCGACGGCGTGTTTTCGATGGATGGCGTGATTGCCGATCTGCAAGGTATTTGCGATTTAGCCGAGCGCTACGACGCGCTGGTGATGGTGGACGATTCCCATGCCGTGGGGGTTGTCGGTGAGAATGGTCGCGGTACTCACGAATACTGCCAGGTGATGGGACGTGTCGACATTATTACCGGTACGCTGGGTAAGGCGCTGGGCGGTGCCTCCGGCGGTTATATCGCCGCACGGCGTGACGTCGTGGCGTGGTTGCGCCAGCGTTCGCGGCCGTATCTGTTTTCCAATTCGTTGGCGCCGTCGATTGTCAGCGCATCCCTCAAGGTATTGGAGCTGCTGAGCGACGGCCAGGATTTACGTCGGCGCTTGTGGCGGAACGCCGTCCTGTTTCGCCGGCGGATGACCGAAGCGGGCTTTACGCTCGCCGGTGCGGATCACGCCATTATTCCGGTGATGCTGGGTGATGCCCGACTGGCGCAGGCATTTGCGGCTGAGTTACGGCAGGAAGGGATTTATGTCACCGGGTTTTTCTATCCGGTCGTGCCGCATGGGCAGGCACGCATTCGTACCCAGATGTCGGCGGCGCATACGACGGCGCAGATTGAACAGGCCGTGGCGGCGTTTGTGCGTGTGGGTCGCCGCCTGAACGTGGTGAAGTGA
- a CDS encoding divergent polysaccharide deacetylase family protein, producing the protein MRPLLPRLLTFTGVLLALPVWAGKLALVIDDFGYRPHNENQVLAMPAAISVAVLPNAPYAREMATKAHAQGREVLIHLPMAPMSKQPLERDTLRPDMSSEEIARILRDAVNKVPYAVGLNNHMGSAMTASLPGMQKVMQAMTAYRLYFLDSMTIGSSQASRAAAGTGIKVLKRKVFLDDTQNVADIRRQFSRAVDIAQRSGYAIAIGHPHPATIQVLQQMLPTLPADIVLVRPSQLLNEPEPRYQPVPTYLASQPVAPAPKRLRPIQVCAVKQPLPAISQPELWRQLGHNLATSPAVSYLKQHWQTWLG; encoded by the coding sequence GTGCGTCCATTACTCCCTCGTCTGTTGACTTTCACTGGCGTATTGCTGGCGCTTCCCGTGTGGGCAGGCAAACTGGCGTTGGTGATCGATGATTTCGGCTACCGCCCGCATAACGAAAATCAGGTGCTGGCGATGCCTGCCGCCATTTCCGTAGCCGTTCTGCCTAATGCGCCGTACGCCCGCGAAATGGCGACGAAAGCCCATGCCCAGGGCCGGGAAGTGCTGATTCACCTGCCAATGGCGCCCATGAGCAAACAACCGCTGGAGCGCGATACGCTGCGCCCCGACATGAGCAGCGAAGAGATTGCGCGCATCCTGCGTGATGCCGTCAACAAGGTGCCTTATGCCGTAGGGCTGAACAACCACATGGGCAGCGCGATGACCGCCAGCTTGCCGGGGATGCAAAAGGTGATGCAGGCGATGACCGCCTACCGGCTCTATTTTCTCGACAGTATGACCATCGGCAGCAGCCAGGCCAGCCGGGCGGCGGCGGGCACCGGTATCAAGGTGCTCAAACGCAAAGTCTTTCTGGATGACACCCAAAACGTCGCCGATATCCGGCGACAGTTCAGCCGGGCCGTGGACATCGCGCAGCGCAGCGGGTACGCCATCGCCATCGGCCATCCGCACCCGGCCACGATTCAGGTATTGCAACAGATGTTGCCGACGCTACCGGCCGATATCGTGTTGGTTCGCCCCAGCCAGTTGCTGAACGAACCGGAGCCACGCTACCAACCGGTGCCGACGTACCTGGCCTCGCAACCGGTCGCCCCGGCACCGAAGCGCCTGCGCCCTATTCAGGTCTGCGCCGTCAAACAGCCTCTGCCGGCAATCTCTCAGCCTGAGCTGTGGCGACAACTTGGACATAATCTGGCGACCAGCCCCGCCGTCAGCTACCTGAAACAGCACTGGCAGACCTGGCTAGGATAA
- the secB gene encoding protein-export chaperone SecB: protein MSEQNNVEMTFQIQRIYTKDISFEAPNAPQVFQQEWNPEVKLDLDTASTQLADDVYEVVLRVTVTSTLGEETAFLCEVQQAGIFTVAGIEGTQLAHCLGAYCPNVLFPYARECITSLVSRGTFPQLNLAPVNFDALFMNYLEQQAGQDGAAQTLNA, encoded by the coding sequence ATGTCTGAACAAAACAACGTCGAAATGACTTTCCAAATCCAGCGTATCTACACCAAGGATATTTCTTTTGAAGCGCCGAACGCGCCTCAGGTGTTTCAGCAGGAATGGAACCCGGAAGTCAAACTGGACCTGGATACCGCATCCACTCAGTTGGCTGACGATGTGTACGAAGTGGTGCTGCGTGTAACCGTGACATCCACCCTGGGCGAAGAAACCGCATTCCTGTGCGAAGTACAGCAGGCGGGCATCTTCACCGTTGCCGGCATCGAAGGGACGCAACTGGCTCACTGCCTCGGCGCTTACTGCCCGAACGTGCTGTTCCCGTATGCGCGTGAGTGCATCACCAGCCTGGTTTCCCGCGGTACCTTCCCGCAGTTGAACCTGGCGCCGGTTAACTTTGACGCCCTGTTCATGAACTACCTGGAACAGCAGGCCGGCCAGGACGGCGCCGCTCAGACGCTGAATGCCTGA
- the tdh gene encoding L-threonine 3-dehydrogenase encodes MKALAKLRPEPGIWLTDVPVPAPGHNDVMIKIHKTAICGTDVHIYHWDAWSQKTIPVPMVVGHEYVGEIVAIGQEVEGFRIGDRVSGEGHITCGYCRNCRAGRRHLCRNTSGVGVNRPGAFAEYLVIPAYNAFRLPAAIPDEIAAIFDPFGNAVHTALAFDLVGEDVLVSGAGPIGVMAAAVCRHVGARHVVITDVNDYRLALAKRMGVTRAVNVSRESLTDVMRALGMTEGFDVGLEMSGSPVAFRSLLSVMNHGGRIAMLGIQPEAVAVDWSDIIFKGLVIKGIYGREMFETWYKMAALIQSGLDLSPIITHRYAIADFQQGFDVMRSGQSGKVILSWE; translated from the coding sequence ATGAAAGCATTGGCGAAACTGCGCCCGGAACCGGGCATCTGGCTGACAGACGTACCAGTACCGGCGCCGGGTCACAATGATGTGATGATCAAGATTCACAAGACTGCGATTTGCGGCACCGATGTGCATATTTACCACTGGGATGCGTGGTCGCAGAAAACCATTCCGGTGCCGATGGTGGTCGGGCATGAGTATGTCGGTGAAATCGTCGCGATTGGGCAGGAAGTGGAAGGGTTCAGGATCGGTGACCGGGTGTCGGGGGAAGGGCATATTACCTGCGGTTATTGCCGGAATTGTCGTGCCGGGCGTCGCCACCTGTGCCGCAATACCTCCGGCGTCGGCGTGAACCGGCCGGGGGCGTTCGCCGAATATCTGGTGATCCCGGCGTATAACGCTTTCCGCCTTCCGGCGGCGATCCCGGATGAGATTGCCGCCATCTTCGATCCATTCGGCAATGCGGTGCATACCGCGCTGGCGTTTGATCTGGTCGGGGAGGATGTGCTGGTGAGCGGTGCCGGGCCCATCGGCGTGATGGCGGCGGCGGTGTGCCGTCATGTCGGCGCTCGCCACGTAGTCATTACCGATGTTAACGATTACCGGCTGGCGCTGGCGAAACGGATGGGGGTAACCCGTGCGGTGAATGTATCGCGGGAATCATTAACCGATGTGATGCGAGCGCTGGGGATGACCGAAGGGTTTGATGTCGGGCTGGAGATGTCCGGTTCGCCGGTCGCCTTCCGCTCGTTACTATCGGTGATGAACCACGGCGGCCGTATCGCCATGCTGGGGATTCAACCGGAAGCGGTGGCGGTAGACTGGAGCGATATCATTTTCAAAGGGTTGGTGATTAAAGGCATCTACGGTCGTGAAATGTTCGAAACCTGGTACAAAATGGCAGCGTTGATCCAATCAGGTTTGGACCTGTCGCCCATCATCACCCACCGCTATGCGATTGCCGATTTTCAACAAGGCTTTGATGTGATGCGCTCCGGCCAGTCTGGCAAAGTGATATTAAGCTGGGAGTAA
- the gpsA gene encoding NAD(P)H-dependent glycerol-3-phosphate dehydrogenase, whose amino-acid sequence MSQSDAAMTVIGAGSYGTALAITVARNGHRVVLWGHDPAHVQALQDARCNQAFLPDVSFPDTLQPEADLSQALAASRNILVVVPSHVFGDVLRQLKPHLRADARLVWATKGLEAETGRLLQDVAREALGNTIPLAVLSGPTFAKELAAGLPTAIALASTDQPFSDDLQHLLHCGKSFRVYSNPDFIGVQLGGAVKNVIAIGAGMSDGMGFGANARTALITRGLAEMTRLGVALGADPTTFMGMAGLGDLVLTCTDNQSRNRRFGMMLGQGMDVVSAQNQIGQVVEGYRNTKEVMALAQRYGVEMPITEQLWQVLYCGKDAREAALSLLGRARKDESASL is encoded by the coding sequence ATGAGCCAGTCTGACGCTGCAATGACGGTGATCGGTGCCGGTTCCTACGGCACTGCACTGGCGATCACGGTGGCCCGAAACGGCCATCGTGTGGTGCTGTGGGGTCATGACCCCGCACATGTTCAGGCGTTACAGGATGCGCGTTGCAATCAGGCATTTCTGCCTGATGTGTCGTTTCCGGATACATTGCAACCGGAAGCGGACCTGTCGCAGGCGTTGGCGGCCAGCCGCAACATTTTGGTGGTGGTGCCGAGCCATGTGTTTGGCGATGTACTGCGCCAGTTAAAGCCTCACCTACGGGCGGATGCGCGTCTGGTGTGGGCGACCAAGGGGCTGGAAGCGGAAACGGGCCGTCTGTTGCAGGATGTCGCCCGCGAAGCGCTGGGCAATACCATCCCGCTGGCGGTACTCTCCGGGCCGACGTTTGCCAAAGAGCTGGCGGCGGGGCTGCCTACGGCGATTGCGCTGGCATCGACCGATCAGCCGTTTTCCGACGATTTGCAACATCTGCTGCACTGCGGCAAAAGTTTTCGCGTCTACAGCAACCCCGATTTTATCGGTGTACAGCTGGGAGGCGCCGTGAAGAATGTGATTGCCATTGGTGCCGGCATGTCTGACGGTATGGGATTCGGTGCCAATGCGCGTACTGCGCTGATCACCCGCGGCCTGGCTGAAATGACGCGGCTGGGCGTGGCGTTGGGCGCCGACCCGACCACCTTCATGGGCATGGCGGGCTTGGGCGATCTGGTGCTGACGTGTACCGATAACCAGTCACGCAACCGCCGTTTCGGCATGATGCTGGGGCAAGGAATGGATGTGGTCAGCGCCCAGAACCAGATCGGTCAGGTGGTGGAAGGGTATCGCAATACCAAGGAAGTGATGGCGCTGGCGCAGCGCTACGGCGTAGAGATGCCGATTACCGAGCAACTCTGGCAAGTGCTGTATTGCGGTAAAGACGCGCGCGAAGCCGCGTTGAGCCTGTTAGGCCGGGCGCGCAAAGACGAAAGCGCCAGCCTGTGA
- the rfaD gene encoding ADP-glyceromanno-heptose 6-epimerase, whose product MIIVTGGAGFIGSNIVKALNDDGYRDILVVDNLKDGTKFVNLVDLDIADYMDKEDFIASIVAGDDLGDIDAIFHEGACSSTTEWDGKYMMDNNYQYSKEVLHYCLERGIPFLYASSAATYGGRTDNFVEDRRYEQPLNVYGYSKFLFDQYVREILPQADSQICGFRYFNVYGPREGHKGSMASVAFHLNNQINQGENPKLFAGSENFKRDFIYVGDVAAVNLWFWQHNVSGIFNCGTGRAESFQAVADAVLAWHHKDSVEYIPFPEKLKGRYQAYTQADLTNLRAAGYDKPFKTVAEGVADYLAWLNRKA is encoded by the coding sequence ATGATTATCGTAACTGGCGGCGCCGGCTTCATCGGCAGCAACATCGTAAAGGCGCTGAATGATGACGGATACCGGGATATTCTGGTGGTCGACAACCTGAAGGATGGCACCAAGTTCGTCAATCTGGTCGATCTGGACATCGCCGACTACATGGATAAGGAAGATTTCATCGCTAGCATCGTAGCCGGTGACGACCTGGGCGATATCGATGCTATTTTCCATGAAGGCGCTTGCTCATCCACCACCGAGTGGGATGGCAAATACATGATGGATAACAACTATCAGTACTCCAAAGAGGTGCTGCACTACTGTCTGGAACGCGGCATCCCGTTCCTGTATGCCTCTTCCGCCGCCACCTACGGCGGGCGCACCGATAACTTTGTGGAAGACCGCCGCTACGAGCAGCCGCTGAACGTCTATGGTTACTCCAAATTCCTGTTTGACCAGTATGTACGCGAGATCCTGCCGCAGGCCGACTCCCAGATTTGCGGCTTCCGCTACTTTAACGTCTACGGGCCGCGCGAAGGCCACAAAGGCAGCATGGCAAGCGTCGCGTTCCACCTGAACAATCAGATCAATCAGGGTGAAAACCCGAAATTGTTCGCCGGCAGCGAAAATTTCAAACGCGACTTCATTTATGTCGGTGATGTGGCCGCCGTCAATTTGTGGTTCTGGCAGCATAATGTTTCCGGCATCTTCAACTGCGGCACCGGCCGTGCCGAATCCTTCCAGGCGGTGGCAGATGCGGTGCTGGCCTGGCACCACAAAGACAGCGTGGAATACATCCCTTTCCCGGAAAAACTGAAAGGTCGTTATCAGGCCTACACGCAGGCAGACCTGACCAATCTGCGCGCCGCCGGTTACGACAAACCGTTCAAAACCGTAGCTGAAGGGGTAGCCGACTATCTGGCCTGGCTGAACCGCAAAGCCTGA
- the envC gene encoding murein hydrolase activator EnvC: MNKKAFSVPFPTGRDKLLIRCASVLCVGVLLLPCPGWSDDSQQQLKSLQQDIAEKEKSVREQQQRRGALLEQLKKQEQSIALSTRQLRDTRTTLGRLNQDISGLNASIAKLHTQQRTQETLLAKQLDAAFRQGQHGALQLILSGEESQRRERILAYFNYLNKAREKSITELQQTRTQLAGQKQQLEQKQTQQKRLLGDQQQQQNALEQAQNERQKTLGALENALEKDQQQLTELRQNETRLRDQIARAEREAKARAEREAREAARLREKEEQAKRSGSSYKPNEQERSLMARTGGLGQPAGQYVWPVRGRTLHRFGEPLQGELRWKGLVIGASEGTEVHAIADGTVLMADWLQGYGQVVVLEHGKGDMSLYGYNQSALVSVGAQVKAGQPIALVGNSGGQNQPALYFEIRRQGQAVNPLPWLGR, from the coding sequence ATGAACAAAAAAGCGTTCTCTGTACCGTTCCCAACGGGTCGTGACAAACTGCTAATCCGGTGCGCCAGTGTGCTTTGTGTCGGCGTGCTGCTGTTGCCATGCCCCGGCTGGAGCGACGACAGTCAGCAGCAGTTGAAATCACTGCAACAGGATATCGCAGAGAAGGAAAAAAGCGTTCGGGAACAGCAGCAGCGTCGCGGCGCCCTACTTGAGCAACTGAAAAAGCAGGAACAGTCGATTGCCTTGTCCACCCGCCAGTTGCGCGACACCCGCACCACCCTTGGCCGCCTTAATCAGGATATCAGCGGCCTGAACGCCTCTATCGCCAAATTGCACACCCAGCAGAGAACGCAGGAAACCCTGCTGGCGAAACAACTGGATGCCGCGTTCCGTCAGGGCCAGCACGGTGCCTTGCAACTGATCCTCAGCGGTGAAGAGAGCCAGCGCCGCGAACGCATCCTGGCCTACTTCAACTACCTGAATAAAGCGCGCGAAAAATCCATCACCGAGTTACAGCAAACCCGTACGCAGCTTGCCGGCCAAAAGCAGCAACTGGAACAAAAACAGACGCAGCAAAAACGCCTGCTCGGCGATCAACAGCAACAGCAGAACGCGTTGGAACAGGCGCAGAACGAACGCCAGAAAACGCTGGGTGCACTGGAGAACGCGCTGGAAAAAGACCAGCAACAGTTGACGGAACTACGGCAGAACGAAACCCGTTTGCGCGACCAGATTGCGCGGGCGGAACGAGAAGCCAAAGCGCGAGCCGAGCGTGAAGCCCGTGAAGCCGCCCGGTTGCGCGAAAAAGAAGAACAGGCCAAACGCAGCGGTTCCAGTTATAAACCCAACGAGCAGGAGCGCTCGCTAATGGCGCGTACCGGCGGTCTGGGCCAGCCGGCCGGCCAGTACGTGTGGCCGGTACGTGGCCGCACGCTACACCGTTTCGGCGAGCCGTTGCAGGGCGAACTGCGCTGGAAAGGGCTGGTGATCGGCGCATCCGAAGGCACCGAAGTCCACGCCATTGCCGACGGTACCGTGTTGATGGCCGACTGGCTACAAGGCTACGGCCAGGTCGTCGTGCTGGAGCACGGCAAAGGCGACATGAGCCTGTATGGCTATAATCAGAGCGCGCTGGTGTCGGTAGGTGCGCAGGTGAAAGCCGGTCAGCCGATCGCCTTAGTCGGCAACAGCGGCGGGCAGAATCAGCCCGCTCTCTATTTTGAAATTCGGCGTCAGGGACAGGCGGTCAACCCCTTGCCCTGGCTAGGAAGGTAG
- the cysE gene encoding serine O-acetyltransferase — translation MSNDELELVWQHIKEEARSLAECEPMLASFFHATLLKHENLGSALSYMLANKLANAIMPAIAIREVVEEAYRAEPQMIASAARDIMAVRLRDPAVDKYSTPLLYLKGFHALQAYRIGHWLWREKRQALAIYLQNQISVSFGVDIHPAARIGCGIMLDHATGIVIGETAVVENDVSILQSVTLGGTGKTNGDRHPKIREGVMIGAGAKILGNIEVGCGAKIGAGSVVLQPVPPHTTAAGVPARIVGRPETDKPSLDMDQYFNGSLRGFEDGDGI, via the coding sequence ATGTCGAATGATGAGCTGGAACTGGTTTGGCAACACATTAAGGAAGAAGCGCGCAGTCTGGCGGAGTGTGAACCGATGTTGGCCAGCTTTTTTCACGCGACGCTGCTAAAGCATGAGAATTTGGGCAGTGCGTTGAGCTATATGCTGGCGAATAAGCTGGCTAATGCCATTATGCCGGCCATTGCTATTCGCGAAGTGGTGGAAGAAGCTTACCGTGCTGAGCCTCAGATGATTGCGTCTGCGGCACGCGACATTATGGCGGTGCGACTGCGCGACCCGGCGGTGGATAAATATTCGACGCCGTTGCTCTATCTGAAAGGGTTTCATGCGTTGCAGGCTTATCGCATCGGTCACTGGTTGTGGCGGGAGAAACGTCAGGCGCTGGCCATCTATCTGCAGAACCAGATTTCCGTGTCGTTTGGGGTGGATATCCACCCGGCGGCGCGCATTGGTTGCGGCATCATGCTGGACCACGCCACCGGTATCGTGATCGGTGAAACCGCCGTGGTAGAAAACGACGTGTCTATTCTGCAATCGGTCACGCTGGGCGGGACTGGCAAGACCAACGGCGATCGCCACCCCAAAATTCGTGAAGGCGTGATGATAGGCGCAGGCGCCAAGATTCTGGGCAATATTGAGGTGGGGTGCGGCGCCAAGATTGGTGCGGGGTCGGTGGTGTTGCAGCCGGTGCCGCCGCATACCACCGCCGCCGGTGTGCCGGCACGCATTGTTGGCCGCCCGGAAACCGATAAGCCCTCGCTGGATATGGACCAGTATTTCAACGGCTCACTGCGCGGTTTTGAAGACGGCGACGGTATTTGA
- the rfaF gene encoding ADP-heptose--LPS heptosyltransferase RfaF: protein MKILVIGPSWVGDMMMSHSLYRTLKAEHPDAIIDVMAPAWCRPLLARMPEIRQALPMPLGHGMLALGERRRLGISLREQQYDRAYVLPNSFKSALVPFFANIPHRTGWRGEMRYGLLNDLRVLDKPAFPLMVQRYVALAYDQQRIRTSADLPQPLLWPQLTVKDAEIADIAAAFNLTDTRSIIGFCPGAEFGPAKRWPHYHYGALAQSLVEQGYQVVLFGSKNDHQAGEDIRQTLSDEAKEHCLNLAGQTTLDQAVVLIAACQAVVSNDSGLMHVAAALNRPLVALYGPSSPDFTPPLAQQAEVIRLITGYHRVRKGDAEQGYHQSLIDIQPQQVLDALSRYLPAKGEPA, encoded by the coding sequence ATGAAAATTCTGGTTATCGGTCCTTCCTGGGTGGGCGATATGATGATGTCGCACAGCCTTTACCGTACCCTGAAGGCCGAACACCCGGACGCCATTATTGACGTGATGGCGCCGGCCTGGTGTCGTCCGTTGCTGGCACGTATGCCCGAAATACGTCAGGCATTGCCCATGCCGCTCGGCCACGGCATGTTGGCGCTCGGCGAGCGGCGGCGACTGGGCATATCACTGCGTGAGCAGCAATACGATCGCGCTTATGTGCTGCCCAACTCCTTCAAATCGGCATTGGTCCCCTTCTTTGCCAACATACCGCACCGCACCGGCTGGCGCGGTGAAATGCGTTACGGTTTGCTGAATGACCTCCGCGTACTAGACAAGCCGGCGTTCCCGTTGATGGTGCAGCGTTATGTGGCGCTGGCGTATGACCAACAACGTATCCGGACCTCGGCTGATTTGCCCCAGCCGTTACTGTGGCCGCAGCTTACGGTAAAGGACGCGGAAATCGCCGATATCGCCGCCGCGTTTAATCTCACCGATACCCGGTCGATTATCGGTTTCTGCCCCGGCGCCGAGTTTGGCCCGGCTAAACGCTGGCCGCATTACCACTACGGCGCACTGGCGCAATCGCTGGTTGAACAAGGCTATCAGGTGGTGTTGTTCGGCTCGAAAAACGACCATCAGGCAGGGGAAGATATACGACAGACCTTGAGCGATGAAGCGAAAGAGCATTGTCTCAATCTGGCCGGGCAAACCACGCTGGATCAGGCCGTCGTGCTGATCGCCGCGTGTCAGGCGGTTGTCAGTAACGACTCCGGGTTGATGCATGTGGCGGCGGCACTCAATCGCCCGTTGGTGGCGCTCTACGGCCCCAGCAGCCCGGACTTTACCCCACCGCTGGCTCAGCAGGCCGAAGTCATCCGGCTTATCACCGGTTATCACCGGGTACGCAAGGGCGATGCCGAGCAGGGGTATCACCAGAGCCTTATCGATATTCAGCCGCAACAGGTGTTGGACGCCCTGTCACGCTATTTGCCCGCCAAAGGGGAACCCGCATGA
- a CDS encoding rhodanese-like domain-containing protein — MQEIMPFISRHPILSVAWIALLVAVIVLTVKSKLSKVKEVARGEAIQLINKEDAVVVDTRNRDDYRRGHIAGAINLVPNDIKNGSLSELEKHKAQPVIVVCANGMASRESAENLFKAGFERVMILKDGLAGWSGENLPLVRGK; from the coding sequence ATGCAAGAGATTATGCCATTCATCAGCCGACACCCGATTCTGAGCGTGGCCTGGATTGCCCTGCTGGTCGCTGTCATTGTGCTTACGGTGAAGAGTAAACTGTCCAAGGTAAAAGAAGTGGCTCGTGGTGAAGCGATCCAACTGATTAATAAAGAAGATGCGGTGGTGGTAGACACCCGTAATCGTGATGATTACCGCCGTGGTCACATCGCTGGCGCCATCAACTTGGTGCCGAACGACATCAAGAACGGCAGCCTGAGCGAGCTGGAAAAACACAAAGCGCAACCGGTGATTGTGGTGTGCGCTAACGGCATGGCATCTCGTGAATCGGCGGAAAACCTGTTCAAAGCAGGGTTTGAGCGCGTCATGATCCTGAAAGACGGACTGGCCGGCTGGAGTGGTGAAAACCTCCCGCTGGTGCGCGGTAAGTAA